The genomic region GGCGGTCGGCGTCAAGCCGAACGGCAGCTTCAGGCCGGGGATGCTCGTGGCGAAGGCGGCCAGCACCGCCGCCACCTTCTCCTCGGGGACGTCCTGGTCGGCGGTGTTGGGCCCCGTCAGCACTCCGGTGGGCGTCATCGCCAGGGTGGTCTGGTCCGGCCCGGTGATGTCGAGGTCGACCGCGACGCTGACCTTCTTGTCGAAACCCGCCTTCGTCGGCGTCCCGGTCAACACGACGCCCCGGTTGCTGGAGATGCCCGACTCGGTGGTGCCGCCGGTGGCGTCGTTGCTCTCCCGCGTCGGCGCCTCCACCAGGAGGTCGGGGATGTCCATGAAGCGCCCGATGTGCGTCGAATCGACGATCACGCGGCTCTCGGCCTTGCCGACGGGCAGTTCGGCGCCCGGTCCGATAAGCCAGGATTCGTCCGTGATGTCGATGTCGTGCAGCGTGGCCTCCAGCGAGGTCTTGCCGACGACGGGGTGATCGACGCCACTCGCGCGGATTTCGATCTCGTCGTAGCGGTGGTCCATGGCCTGGGTGGTGAACGGGAAGCCGAGGATCGCGACCGACGGGTCGTGCTGCAGGCCGGCGGCGCTGCGCACGCTTCTGGCCAGGCGGTATTCCGCGTAGATCGCCGCACCGAAGTCCGCTCCGACGGCGCCCACCGCCACGGCGGCGACGGTGGCCAGAACTCCGATCAGCACCTTGCGCACCTCGACATTCTGGACCACGTCGGCCAAGCCGCCCGGTTCGGCGCAGCTAATCAGCAGGTAGCGCGCTATCGTTAGATGACCATCGGCCGGGTAACGGCCACATGACAGGCATGAATCTGGGAAGTCACCGACCGACATCGTTGTCCAGGCGAGGTCCCTGTGCTGTTGGAGGGCCAGTTGGATCTACTGCTACTGACCGTCGACCCACAACCCGACTCGGTGCTGCCCTCGTTGTCGCTGCTCGCCCACACCGTGCGGACCGCGCCCACCGAGGTCTCCTCCCTTCTCGAGGCCGGCAGCGCTGACGTCGCGATCGTCGACGCGCGTACCGACCTGGCCGCCGCCAGGGGGCTGTGCCGTCTGCTGGGCAGTACCGGGACGTCGGTGCCCGTGGTGGCCGTCGTGAACGAGGGCGGGCTGGTGGCCGTCAACGTCGAGTGGGGGCTCGACGAGATATTGCTGCCCAGCACCGGGCCCGCTGAGATCGACGCCCGGCTGCGGCTGCTGGTGGGCCGCCGCGGCGGTGTGGCCAACCAGGAGAACGTCGGCAAGATCAGCCTCGGGGAGTTGGTCATCGACGAGGGCACCTACACCGCGCGCCTGCGCGGGCGGCCGCTGGACCTCACCTACAAGGAGTTCGAGCTGCTCAAGTACCTCGCGCAGCACGCGGGCCGGGTGTTCACCCGCGCCCAACTGCTGCAGGAGGTGTGGGGCTACGACTTCTTCGGCGGCACCCGCACCGTCGACGTGCACGTGCGGCGACTGCGCGCCAAGCTGGGGCCGGAGTACGAGTCGTTGATCGGCACCGTGCGCAACGTCGGCTACAAGGCGGTCCGGCCGGCCCGCGGCCGCCAGCCCACGCCCGGCGCCGAGGTGCCCGACGAGGTCGACG from Mycobacterium sp. IDR2000157661 harbors:
- the lmeA gene encoding mannan chain length control protein LmeA; translation: MRKVLIGVLATVAAVAVGAVGADFGAAIYAEYRLARSVRSAAGLQHDPSVAILGFPFTTQAMDHRYDEIEIRASGVDHPVVGKTSLEATLHDIDITDESWLIGPGAELPVGKAESRVIVDSTHIGRFMDIPDLLVEAPTRESNDATGGTTESGISSNRGVVLTGTPTKAGFDKKVSVAVDLDITGPDQTTLAMTPTGVLTGPNTADQDVPEEKVAAVLAAFATSIPGLKLPFGLTPTAQGARGSDIIIEGIAEGVTVDLDEFTMR
- a CDS encoding winged helix-turn-helix transcriptional regulator, whose product is MDLLLLTVDPQPDSVLPSLSLLAHTVRTAPTEVSSLLEAGSADVAIVDARTDLAAARGLCRLLGSTGTSVPVVAVVNEGGLVAVNVEWGLDEILLPSTGPAEIDARLRLLVGRRGGVANQENVGKISLGELVIDEGTYTARLRGRPLDLTYKEFELLKYLAQHAGRVFTRAQLLQEVWGYDFFGGTRTVDVHVRRLRAKLGPEYESLIGTVRNVGYKAVRPARGRQPTPGAEVPDEVDGAEYDADGTSYGAEALADELHPT